The Naumovozyma dairenensis CBS 421 chromosome 2, complete genome genome segment AGATTCACTTAATCATACCGTTCACGAGCTTAGGAAACTGGGATTATCGATCTTAAAGTTAACTATTCAATGTCTATCTGAAGGGATTGATGCATTCACAACCACCTCTTTCCACTGGGATCCATCGAAGGTCGAGGAAATTACAGAGACATGGAAAAGGTTTACAACTTTATATGAAATTGTTGCATTAGATACAGCATTGAATCAGCTCCATGCTGCTAATGCTGATATTATTGGTCTTTTTGACGATGCCACTATATATCCAAGTTGGGGgttaattttattttctacaGGATTAATGGCCTCCATGGAAAGTGTTAGAAAATATACAATGTCTTTAGTTTTTGAAGTAAGAGACGCTGCTGTCTTTTCTACAAACACATCGATTTTATTAGAAACAATATTACCATCCATGATGCAAGCTCATTATTATAACACTGACAAATTATTATGTCCATATGGTGATAGAGTTgcattgtttgtttgtgACATACTCTCTCAACCAGTTGACGAAGTACATCACTCCAATTTGCTTCTTGATTTATTTAAGCTGTTAATCAAAGAGGGTACTTCATTCGATCCAGCTAGAATATACGTATCAATTGGtgtattaaaatttttagAAGTCAATCATGCCAATATCTTATCGTATgatcatttgaatttaatcaagaaattataCGAATTTGAAAGTGAAGATGAAGTTTTCCAAACCACGATTCAaacaatttatttgaaGTTTCTCCTGTATGTGCATCCAACTATTGAACCAAGTCATTGGATCCAGACCATGGTTTCTCATTTATATTGGAATAAAGGATCATATAGATATTTATCACCATTGTTAGATTCGTTTAGAGATGTTGCCGTCTCAAGGTTCAATCCCAATAACACCACGGAACAACTTCAATTTACTATTGGAAATGAACCAACTTTTGATGCCTTGactttaatattattcgACGATCAAGAAGTtgaaattacaaatgaaattatatttgaaattattaaatctaAAGAACATGTTAAGGTATTATCCTCAGAGAAAGTAGTTAATGTTTTAATTACATTACTATCTGGAacagaaaatgatgatgtgTATTTAGATAGTTACACATTAGCAGATTATGAAGGATTCACTGCCAGTACTTGGAACTCATTGAATATCAGTCCATTATGGGTTTCAATCAGGGACAAATTTTCTCCAGAGAAGTTTAAATTCTTCGTCtcaatttttaaaaagaTGGTTAGCGATAGCATTCAAAACTTCCATATAAATGCCGATGAGGTTCTGAGTTTATATGGCAAAATTACAGAGTATCTTCAAGAATTTCCAAAACATAAGGAAAATTTCAGGGTTAAGGATGTAATTTATGGTACCTATTTTGACTTCCTTTTGGTGTTCCTcaagataaattttttagatgaagaaaaagatgaacTCAGAAAGATCTTAAATATGGTTGATTCAAACATACATCAAGACAATGGGAATTACTTGGGGAACTTGGGCGTCACGAAAATATGTCAATTTCTATTAGATACCTATGTTGTGATTAATCCAAAGACTGAACCTGAAGTGGACGAAAAAAATTCCTcaattattcatttcatcTTTGATAATATGATATCCATATGGGATGTTATCAGCACAGACCGGCTTGTATTAAAAGAACGTGAATTATAtctatcattattaaagaCGATCTTCCATCCttctatattatatatggCATCATTACCAATAGCAGCCCACGGCATGGTTTCTAGATTCGAACAATACGGCaaagatattattagtCACGGATTCTCTAGAAGAGGATTATTACCATTGCTTGGGTTGCAAATATGCAAATTCATGGAGAAATACGGTAAGACATTGAATAATGACGCTATTGATTATTGGTGGttaattaaaattatatcattGTGTTTCATTCAACCACAAATGTCagttaatattttcaaattgaaacCTGTCATTGCtcatttatttgataagaaattaagtctttattttattaaggGTAGTGGATTATATGAAGAAGTTTATGGTTCTGAAGAGATTTCTAGTAGAGttttaattattaatagtatGTTATTGAGTTCtgattatttcaaaattcaattcatttctGAACTTGTCAAGAGAAATAATTTGTTGATTTCCAAGAAGAGAATTGATGGTCCCGAGGAAActgaaagattattattatgggaattattattaatgtgCCGCCATCAATCTGCTTCAACATTGGATATTTCAAAGGATATTAAAGATATGATATTATCTAATATAACTATGGAGGAAGGTTCTCCATTGGTAAGAACGTATAAAGAATGGTTTATTGCATATAATTTTGCTAAAAAATTTAACGAAAAGAAAGCCACTGAAATCGAAGATTTTATTTTCGAACTTTTAGTGGATCATAGTAAACCAATTCAAGTAGTCAGTGCAGAAAAGATATGCTTCTTAGTTCTTAAGGCATTGACTATTGAAGGTAAATTTGATGTAACGAGGTTACTAGAAAGATTTATTTCTAATATTGTTCCTAATGCAACATCGAATAAACCATTAGTGAGacatttttccaattctttaatGTTATCATTCTGGCCTATTTTCGAGACTTCCATTAAGAATGCAACATTGAAGAGTATTCttaagaatttatttttaaatgcACAGAAGACTCAATTATTTGGTAAATATAGAGCTGGTGATGCTAATATTTGGGATTTATATGATGATTTGACGCTAGTATCCATATTTGGTGGTGTTATTAGGAAGATTACTGATCATGCTGCACCATATATTTCTGAGATGacatttaagaaatatttaatcAATAAGGACTTATTTCCTATGggtaaagatgaaaatacaTTATGGTTGAATAAGAGAAGTAGTCTTGAAGCAACAATAAGTGGCAGTGAGGATCTTACTGAAAAAGGGTTTCAATTACAAACGAAGAGTGGAGCATGGGAAACCGTATTGGATATCGATACGAAGAAATCCAACGAGATGGTTAAACGTTCAGATTTAATAGTTGTTGCATCATTAGTGGACAAACCTCCAAATTTAGGAGGTATTTGCAGATTATGTGATGTTTTAGGTGTGGGATTATTGACCGTTCAAGACATTAAAGTTAAAAATCATCCACAATTTAAGAATGTTGCCGTTACAGCGGATAGGTGGATGCCCATGGAGGAAGTTCCTGTAGACGGTATTGTTGAATttatgaaattaaagaaaagagaaggGTATTCATTGATTGGGCTAGAACAAACAGATAAATCTGTGAAACTTGATAATGATTATAGATTCCCACGAAAATGCTTGATATTATTAGGAACTGAAGCGCATGGTATTCCAGGTccattattgaatgaattagaTTTATGTTTGGAGATTAAACAATTTGGGGTCATTAGATCTATGAATATACAAACAGCCACTGCGGTGATTGTTCAATCATATACAGTACAACATATGTGATCGCCCCtttctctatatatatataacagATTTTTCTTACtgtaattttgatttaCTTACTTTACttatttaatttgaatatgGAAAATCTTATACTGAAGAACATATTAGTATGTTATGCAACGAAAGTATTagtgaagaatataatcTTTTTTTGGGATAGGTCATCTCTAATTAGTATTTGTGCTCATAAGTAAATTTGGTTAGGAGTTGCATTTTGCTGTGTATTGTTATCACtgtcaatattttttgacTTGATATTTTCGTTGGTAGCTTTACCACTTGTTCTAAAGATATGTTCTTGTGTTAAAGCTTCCAATCTTTGAGAGTAGTTTTTCAAtacaatattattttcattcataGAATCCTTGAATAGTTGTAAGTCTGATTCATCAATGGTTTCCACTTCGGAAGTatcctcatcttcttcttcatgGTGGTGATTGCCTTCCAATTTGGCAATATATTTAgctaatttatcattagatCTCTCCAAATGATGAACACTGTTTTCGATTTCCCTTTGAATGTTGAAAAGTTCATCTGAGGACATATCTCTGATGGCTACTTTGAAAGCATCTATTTTAATTGGTCTTTTTAGTGAACTTGAAGTGGACATTTTCGTATGCAGTGGTTTAGTTGATGGCGAGAATTCTTGTTGATATAAAGctaatttgaaatgttCAACTGCGTTTTGAACAATAGGGTTTTCTAGCTTCAATTGAGACAGACAGACAATGGAAGGTTGTTAATTAGTTTCTAGAACTGAATCTTATGTGTCGGAACATTGACTTCAGGGACCTTTAACTTCTGTTCTAAACATTGTCCCCTCCTGTCCCCTCACTTCCCTTGCATTCTCTTCCCCTCGCGTCGCCACGGCGCGAAGAGAAAACaaatttgttgattttcttcatctgttTTCATATATGaatgttattatataatatggaatatatgatatgatcTGATATATCGTATAGGATTAACCATACCTGTTTAATATCTAGGTAGTGGATCCTATGGGTACCACAGTCTAAAGAGCACATTTCTTGAAGAGGGGCGGTTGTAAATTGAACTTGAAGTGAAGTGcgtatgtacgtatattCACTTTACGCTGTTGGGTGCGGAGATGAGAGGGCTGGGCGgctaaatataaaatagaGAGAAGCTCGCTTTTGAAACAACGtcttaaatatatacatattattatggtTTGATATTAAGGGAAAGTAAACTAAAACACAATGCTTATAAGAGTTGTGCCTTCGCTATATACAACACATACACACTGGTATAGATGCAGCACATAAGTTCCTTGTTCTGTATAACTGCATATATCTATACCTTATGTATATCTCAACCGGTCTTTCAGGGGCAGCTGTATAGACTACAACTAACTAGATTGCccttgaagaaaataaaaaagagCTCtaacatatataatatgttTTGACATTCTTACACGACTAACTAATATCCTATTCTTATACAATTACGTAGATATTTAAGATGATAGTTATTTCTATCATAGCTCCTTCCTCTTCTAGAGGACCCCTCCCGTACAAATCTGAAAAACAAGATAAAGTCAAATAAAGGTAATGAAACCAGATCGCGGTTTAAAGAGTTTAATTACATTTTAGCTAGCAATAGAAACAACAAGGCAGCATAGTAACAATCGCCTAGCATATTAAGAAATCCGAAACAGGTTTCTATTCGAAAGAAAAAGTTTTGTTCGCAAGACGTCATCACAAATCCAATATTTATACCCACCCTACAAACTTTTTGCCCAAAGCAATACAATATACAATACCGTTAAGTCGTAAATACCCTTTCGATGACAGAAAGTTCATCCTCAAAGACAACAGTGCATCTCGTAGGTGGATTTCTTGGTGGTTTAAGTTCAGCAGTGACCCTTCAACCATTGGATCTCCTGAAAACAAGAATACAACAACATAAAGGGTCCACGTTATTGACTGcattaaaagaaattaaaaatccATTACAATTTTGGAGAGGAACATTACCATCAGCATTAAGAACATCAATCGGTAGTGGcttatatttatcatgTTTAAATATTATGAGAACCACTTTAGTTAAAGAAAGATCTACTCTTCTACCATCTTCTACATCGACATCGCCCTCATCCATTGGATCATTTGGTAAAAGTAGTAAATTACCACAATTAACCATGTCAGAAAACTTAATAACTGGTGCACTAGCAAGGGGTCTCGTTGGTTGCATTACCATGCCCATCACGGTATTGAAAGTAAGATATGAATCCacattttatcattataaaaGCTTGAATGAAGccataataaatatttacacTACAGAAGGTACCAAGGGGTTCTTTCGAGGAGTTGGTGCAACTTGTCTTAGAGATGCTCCCTATGCTGGGTTATATGTCTTATTATATGAGAAATCGAAACAAATTGTGCCGAAATTCTTGCCCACTGCTTTGATTCATTATGATAAGAATgggaaatataatatgtcTACTTCTACTTTGGTGAACTCTACAAGTGCGTTTATATCGGCAAGCTTGGCCACTACCGCGACAGCACCACTTGATACTATAAAGACAAGGATGCAATTGGATCCTAAAGTGTTTAATGGGTTTTTCAAAACAGTGTATATTATTGTAAGGAAAGAATCTGTTCTTAATCTGTTTAGTGGACTGAGTATGAGATTAACTAGGAAAGCATTAAGCGCTGGGATCGCATGGGGCATATATGAAGATTTAATCAAAAGATTCATGTAAAAGAAAGCTTTAGTTTTTGCTAAATAACTACGAAATAGTACCACCTTCAGCTTTGTAATAATCTTGATTGTAACTAAGTAAGAAAGGAAGAGATGATTTATAATGTGTAATAAGAGAGAAAGTAAAACTTTATAGAATCACgaatttaatataattgattatgattattttttacaGGTTATAGATATGATACTTTTTCATTCCTCTTGTCAGTCTATTCAACTTTATTATAGAAGAACGAAagtttatttctttaagtTAACTTCCGTACCTGGAATCGCATCATTGAGTTCTTTTTGAAGTACGTCGAGTAATTTGTTACCGTTCCTTAACGATATCCATTGTTTCTTATAAAAATCAAATCTATCTGGTCCTGATATAGGTGATGCAAACcaaatttgtttattagGCGGTTGTTTATTGATGACATACGCCCCTATAGCTGGAACCTCCAAAGTCATCACACCATGACTCAAGTCTACTTCAGTAATATCGTTCGGATATTCATCACTTACCATCTCAAGTTTTTCTAGTAAGTTATTCAAAAAGCTATCTGCTTCTACATGGTATGTTTGAAGCGgtaaatttaaaatctCTTCAGGGATATCTCGTCCATCTGTAGAGGAGGCATATTCTCTTTTAAGCAACATATTGCTGACTATATTAGCCCCATAATGTGTTTTCTTAGCTGCAAGGTATTGACGATTTAAGCAATGATATTGTAAGTGTCTTGTAAAGATTGGATTGATAAGAGTAGGGAATAATCTTAATCGAGAAATTCTAACAACGGATCCTCTAGATAATGACATagttttctttcaatatctcGTTACGATTAATTTCTATTCTGGCTGtttttaaagataataaaatcaCCTACTATTGATATTAGCCTTATTTTTACACAATTAAATGCCAATTCAAGATTCGATCttatcatcaacatcatctCTTTTTTGTCAATTTCCTTTAAATTGAGCTGATAAAACTGTGGAAAGGGAATATATTCGGTCCGATCgatatctttgaaaaaaaatcgtTGCaatgtaaaaaaaaaatgccTTCAAATGCTCATCGCCCAGCAAGAAATATGACCCCAAAGaaaaaccaaaaataaCTGAATAATCATGGACATCTTTGCATATTTTGTACTCTTCTGTGTCGTGATCttatttataattatcCTCCCACTATTAAGTAACGTTggtaatttcaaaataggGAGACCATCAAGTAGACCATCGGATCAAGATGTTCCTACTTCTAATCGTCAACGTCTGAAAAATGCTATAAATGATCCAAATCTACTCAAgttcaaattgaaaaaagaacCTGAAGATaattatgatgataacACATCTGGTAAATCATCTGCTAACACCCGCGATGGGAagtttgaaattgataataagaCTGGGTTGAAGAAACGTATCATTGGGAGGAAAGTAGTAGATGCATCAAATCCTAATGAATTCGATTATGATTTAGAAGAATTGATTAATGAAGatagaattgaagaagaaagagcAGAAGCTAAGAGAATGAGCAAGTTTAAAGGTAAAGAGCAAGAAACCTACGAAGAGTTGGTATGATAATACTTTGGCGGTAAGATCTAACAATACGACTTAATAGGATTTATCCATCCGTAATCTAaagttatattatttatacaGATATAAAGTAATTCTACTTTTATATGGTCGGTATTACAGAGAATGTGTATAATCTTATTAATGTGTACTAATTAATACATGTTGAAGTTTTCTGTatataaagataatttaCAATATACTTTTTCGTTGTTATTCGGTATTTTAGAGATTTGCAATTTTTTTGGCTAATTAATCTATTGGTTCCAGCACCTCATCTTCCTTTTCAGCTgctacttcttcttcttcttcttcttgctGTTGtctttgttctttttcttccattagctcttcttcattttcatcttcacttTCATTTTCCACAACAACATCCATATCATTGTTTTCAGGAGTTTCCATctcaatatcaatatcttcatcacctAATCCTAAATCATCCTTCAATTTCCCTGTAAtttcatcataatcatattCATAAAATAACATAAAAACACCTGGAGTAGAAAGAACTTCTGCTTCGTCAACAATATAAACTGTTTCATCAGAAATCCTCCACCAAACACCTCTATATTTTCTAAAGGCAATATAATGACCATAGTTATGAGTACCATAATGAACGATAACTGAACGTAATGAATAAGTTAATGGACCAATTGGCGTAGAATCAAACTTCTTTCTAATTGTTTGTGGGATAGCACCAGATGGTGATAAAGATGTTTCTTGAACTTcaccatcttcttcttcttcagatGCTGCCAATGGAGAAGAAGAGGGTAATTCATCGTCATTGTTACCCTTATGTTCTTGCTCGTCGTTATTATcgtcattatcatcatcatggTTTGCTTCTGCtccttcattttctttttcaatagaaTCTTCAGCTCTTTCAAAGGTTTCTTGTTTGATAACCCTCTTACGAATAGTATTTCCTAACGAATCGGTTTCTTCAATGGAATCATGAGTATCCTTTTCATCAGCACTAGAATAAacagatgatgaatcttcaatttcCCCATTTAATGGATCATAATTTCTAACGTCTTTTCTCGTCCTtcttctattattatccattgaatagatttcattatcatcactatcatcatcttcatcactactatcttcaaattcttgTTGATACTTTTGATGCAATCTATTATAATACTCACCATTAGTGGTTGCTTCATCGTCTTCACTAAATTCATCCTGACCTAATGATGACTCTTTCTTTGACATTGGTAATCTTGCATCCAAATTAATCTCATCGATATCACATGTCCATGGTtctaaattcaatttcGATTTAAAGAGCActcttgaattatttttcctaATTTGATAAGTTCTAACATCGAAAACAGATCTATTAATATGAATGGACAATAAAGGGGGAGGCCTAGATATTAAGATTTGCTTTGATTTAGAACATTTACGTACCATATTTTCAGTgtgtaattttttataatcttcCTCATCAATAACTGGTTTTGATAATATCTTTTGTAAACATTCAACTCTATCTTTGACAGcatcaattaatttttgtgGGATCTCTGTACTATTATTGTGATATTGTTCTAATTGATCAAGTAAATGAGATTTGATAGCTTCTAATGCACAACGGTTACATTCTACACCATCAATAATTTCTGGTTTTATccattcatttaataagtttgataattttaatgTCATACCGATATTTTCGTTAGGTAAATTTAAACTTAGTCCTGAAAATACAGAATATCTAATCCCACCATTTTCACCACATTGTAAACAACCGATTCTTTCTGCAGAAATCCCATCTAATGGAgttattaatttgaatggAGTATATAGTTTTTCTTGAGGGTTAGAAGAAGGTAAAGCTGTTGAAGTATTTGGCTCAATTTGTTCAGTAGGAATATAGACAGTACCAACTTTCCCTAATTGTTCTTGACCAATAATAGCATCCTTTGGTAAAtccttcttcaatatcttAACACATTCATtagaatttttttcctgctcctttttctcttcttcctcttctttgttattttgtgatgatattgatttcaaattcttttctaattcagataaaatattttggaaaaattcttGAGCATCTTCTTGATCATACCCAAGcaacatatttttattaggTGCATTTTTCAtagttttcaataatttattagTCTTAAAATATGGTCTTTccttataatattttgcaTTCAATTGacttaataattcattcaatgaCAAAGTGAACCCAATATCCACatcttcctttttttcATCTCCAACTTGCTCTTGTTCTTgctcttgttcttgttcttgtttgaTAGTGGTGTCTAAGAAATCCATTAATTCCTTAGAAGATGCCAATGATTGTAATACAGAGTTCATAAAACATGTATTACCATCGTTAAGTAAACCAGCGATATATCCACCATGGTTTAAGACGTTACTATCCATTTGAGAACTTCTAGGCATCCAACGACGCATGATgccaccaccaccaccgttacctgatgatgatgatggacCATAGTTACTATTGTTATGTAATGCTGAGGAGATGTTTGATCTGTAATATACCATTATGGGGATTAGAACtgctaataataatgttgtGACTAATGTGTTTGTATTATTGTATTTATCAATGATATTTAATGGGAATGACcctgttgttgttgttgttgttgttgttgttgttgttgttgttgcggCTGCTGCGGTACTAATTGTTATTGGTAATGATGAGGAATGGtaagatgaagaattttgtaaataattttcatatattttttgatcCATTCAGGTGGATAGATAGATTATCTGGATCTTTATTCTTATGCTTTGTCCGAATGCCAAAGAACTTTTTCTCAGAAATAGGTGtttaataacaacaaaacaaaagaagataatCAATAGTGACCGCTTTGACCGAATGTAATAACGTtagtttgtttgtttgtgAATGAACAAGTAGGTATTACTTGTGGGTAACTTGCTCATCTGTACTACGTACTAGGAAGTGTACATAGAAGATCTGTTCGGTGTAGACTATCAAGCTGGTTGTAGTCTGTCAAAAAATTTCAGTTCtgaaaaaatgaaacaaaaagGATTCACGTGATCGGAATAATAAACGGAACCTTAAAAGCACATACGTAGATTACTATCAATGTTTGAAATAAATAGTTATATCATCCAGATAGAACCCCCCAGACCGGAAAGCTTTAGTATTGTATTATGGGAATTCCATGTACACGGTAACGAAGATGAGCATGCATTGTCAAAGGTTTTTGTGAATACTATGCTACTGGCAATAACTTTATATACTGTAAGTATGCAGTGGTTTGTTAAGCTCCGGGAAACAAGTAGGGAAAAGATGTATGTAACTGATGGTGTGTAAAGTAGTTTTAGTCTATATTATACAACTGGTGAGATCTAACGTCTGAAAGAACGGATTCTCGTTAttcagtttcttttttaaagGAGGATAGAAAAACACTTGATTAATATACTCTAAGTTCATatatgaaagaaaatatctaCGAATAGTGAGAGAGAGAGACACACATAGAGGGAGAGAGAGGgagaaaagagaaaaacgtttattattaatcaTAACAGTAGTAATAGTAGTACTTCTTAGTATCATTGTCATTATACACTTTGTCCTTTTATCGTAATGAGAAAAGAATAGGAAAAAGATAGAAATAAACTAAATgttttagaaaaaaatagagaaaaataaaaggtagaggaaaaagaaagtaaGAAGGTAAGGTGAAAAAAGGAAGCACAAGAATTGGGCattgagaaaaaaaatatgtgACGGCAATTAACTTTGCACAGAATATCTTTACatatcttgttgttgttgctgttgttgctgttgatCATTCATCATGATTGGAATCATACCTGGTTGTTGACCTTGTTCTTGCATTGGGATTTGACCATGTTGAGGTGgcaattgttgttgttgttgacCTTGGACTTGCgcttgttgttgttgttgttgttggtttGGAATAAAAGTAGTTCTTTCTTTACCCCAACCAGTTCTCAAGTTTCTACCTTGGAATGGGAAATTAGCTAAGGCTACGATACAAACAGCAGCTTGTTCATGAGTATCAtatttaatgaaacaaCAACCCTTTTCAGGATAATGGCTAAAATCTAAGATGAAACCAAAAGTTTGTAATAATGGAATCAAATCAGCTTCAGTAGCGAAATGTGGGATATTACCGATATAAGCAGTTGTGACTCTTGGAGGAGCTCTTCTAATCATATCATCAACAGCTTGAGGATTAACAGGACCAGGAACTAAAGGACCTTGTTGAGCCGCAGCGGCAGCAGCggcagcagcagcagcagccGCAActtgttgctgttgttgctgttgttgttgttgttgcatTTGAATTGGAATACCATCCATAGAACCCAATCCCATAACATTTTGCGGCATACCACCCATACCCATTGGCATGCCACCCATGGTATTtctactattattattgttgttattgttacGGTAACCACCACGACGTTGTTGACCGTTGTTGTTACCACCATggttgttattattgttttcaCGTTTAGTGGCCCAATTTATTCTAATTGGTCTACCGTTAATTTCTTTACCTTGCATGGTATCCATTGCATTTTGAGCTTGATCACGATCAGCGAATGAAACAAACCCATACCCTCTAGATCTACTAGTTTGCATATCCCACATGACATGAGCTTGAATATAAGATGGGAAGTTCTTAAAGTTACTACTTaaagtttcatcatctacATCAATGTTTAAATCACCAACgaacaaattgaaagtatcatttgaatttaaattttgttgAGATTGGAAAGCCCAattaatcttaataatcttattttcaatttgaatgCCGTTTAAAGTTTGTAATGCAACGTTAGCATCATgagatttcaaatattcgACGAATGCGTAATTGacattttgatttttcttatcGACCATTATTTTCACATCAGTAATTTGACCACCGACTTGGAAATATTgctttaataaatcttcattgATAGATTTGTCTAAGTTACCTACGTAAAGAACTCTATCTGAAGTTTCTCTACCCCCGTGAGTAGCGCTAGCTGGAACTACGTTaggttcttcttcttgttcttctccATTACCTTTTTCTTCAGTAGCAATTTCAGTCTGGTTAGATTCTTCACCATCTTGTTGATTGGTTTCGGTGGTAGCTTGTTCTTCCTGAACATGTTCAATAGCTGCGGAGGCAGTTGATGATTCCGTGATAGGAGAAGCGGAACCTTCTTGTTCCTGAGATAAAATTGGTGCAGTTTCTTCAGCCATTGTAGTTGGggattatattatttttttctgtttcttATTCAATAAGGAAGATGAATAAGATTGATGATCGGAAATAAAAGCTAAAAGAATAAAGTATAGTATACAATAAAATAGCGATTTGtgataaaatgaaaaatcgTAATAAAGGGGaagtaaaaatataatactTGTTGTTGGACAGTTCGTAGgaataaaagaataaaacTATCTGGTTTATCTGGCTTATTTTCTTagtgaaaaaaaagtaCACGGAttacaaaaggaaataggcaaaaaaaataaaggatTCTTATGGATGGGAAATCCTATTCTGTATATATCTTTGTGGGattgttgatgataaaCGATTTGTATTCGAGAAAATGTCGAGTAGAAAAACCgtaatgataatatcaaataatgtCTCTTGAATAGATTGGAGTGGAATGGTGTAGC includes the following:
- the YFH1 gene encoding ferroxidase (similar to Saccharomyces cerevisiae YFH1 (YDL120W); ancestral locus Anc_2.309), with translation MSLSRGSVVRISRLRLFPTLINPIFTRHLQYHCLNRQYLAAKKTHYGANIVSNMLLKREYASSTDGRDIPEEILNLPLQTYHVEADSFLNNLLEKLEMVSDEYPNDITEVDLSHGVMTLEVPAIGAYVINKQPPNKQIWFASPISGPDRFDFYKKQWISLRNGNKLLDVLQKELNDAIPGTEVNLKK
- the EXP1 gene encoding Exp1p (similar to Saccharomyces cerevisiae YDL121C; ancestral locus Anc_2.308), with the protein product MDIFAYFVLFCVVILFIIILPLLSNVGNFKIGRPSSRPSDQDVPTSNRQRLKNAINDPNLLKFKLKKEPEDNYDDNTSGKSSANTRDGKFEIDNKTGLKKRIIGRKVVDASNPNEFDYDLEELINEDRIEEERAEAKRMSKFKGKEQETYEELV
- the UBP1 gene encoding ubiquitin-specific protease UBP1 (similar to Saccharomyces cerevisiae UBP1 (YDL122W); ancestral locus Anc_2.307) — protein: MDQKIYENYLQNSSSYHSSSLPITISTAAAATTTTTTTTTTTTTGSFPLNIIDKYNNTNTLVTTLLLAVLIPIMVYYRSNISSALHNNSNYGPSSSSGNGGGGGIMRRWMPRSSQMDSNVLNHGGYIAGLLNDGNTCFMNSVLQSLASSKELMDFLDTTIKQEQEQEQEQEQVGDEKKEDVDIGFTLSLNELLSQLNAKYYKERPYFKTNKLLKTMKNAPNKNMLLGYDQEDAQEFFQNILSELEKNLKSISSQNNKEEEEEKKEQEKNSNECVKILKKDLPKDAIIGQEQLGKVGTVYIPTEQIEPNTSTALPSSNPQEKLYTPFKLITPLDGISAERIGCLQCGENGGIRYSVFSGLSLNLPNENIGMTLKLSNLLNEWIKPEIIDGVECNRCALEAIKSHLLDQLEQYHNNSTEIPQKLIDAVKDRVECLQKILSKPVIDEEDYKKLHTENMVRKCSKSKQILISRPPPLLSIHINRSVFDVRTYQIRKNNSRVLFKSKLNLEPWTCDIDEINLDARLPMSKKESSLGQDEFSEDDEATTNGEYYNRLHQKYQQEFEDSSDEDDDSDDNEIYSMDNNRRRTRKDVRNYDPLNGEIEDSSSVYSSADEKDTHDSIEETDSLGNTIRKRVIKQETFERAEDSIEKENEGAEANHDDDNDDNNDEQEHKGNNDDELPSSSPLAASEEEEDGEVQETSLSPSGAIPQTIRKKFDSTPIGPLTYSLRSVIVHYGTHNYGHYIAFRKYRGVWWRISDETVYIVDEAEVLSTPGVFMLFYEYDYDEITGKLKDDLGLGDEDIDIEMETPENNDMDVVVENESEDENEEELMEEKEQRQQQEEEEEEVAAEKEDEVLEPID
- the PUB1 gene encoding Pub1p (similar to Saccharomyces cerevisiae PUB1 (YNL016W); ancestral locus Anc_2.306), whose amino-acid sequence is MAEETAPILSQEQEGSASPITESSTASAAIEHVQEEQATTETNQQDGEESNQTEIATEEKGNGEEQEEEPNVVPASATHGGRETSDRVLYVGNLDKSINEDLLKQYFQVGGQITDVKIMVDKKNQNVNYAFVEYLKSHDANVALQTLNGIQIENKIIKINWAFQSQQNLNSNDTFNLFVGDLNIDVDDETLSSNFKNFPSYIQAHVMWDMQTSRSRGYGFVSFADRDQAQNAMDTMQGKEINGRPIRINWATKRENNNNNHGGNNNGQQRRGGYRNNNNNNNSRNTMGGMPMGMGGMPQNVMGLGSMDGIPIQMQQQQQQQQQQQVAAAAAAAAAAAAAQQGPLVPGPVNPQAVDDMIRRAPPRVTTAYIGNIPHFATEADLIPLLQTFGFILDFSHYPEKGCCFIKYDTHEQAAVCIVALANFPFQGRNLRTGWGKERTTFIPNQQQQQQQAQVQGQQQQQLPPQHGQIPMQEQGQQPGMIPIMMNDQQQQQQQQQDM